One segment of Salvia splendens isolate huo1 chromosome 20, SspV2, whole genome shotgun sequence DNA contains the following:
- the LOC121782574 gene encoding vacuolar protein sorting-associated protein 27-like yields MEAPPPPLSAAPPAAAAPAAPAVYADSVDSSPRSRHTDSWDTEAPPPQLPPPPQKLRLMCSYGGHIVPRPHDKSLCYIGGDTRIIVIDRHTTLSGLRHRLSKTLLNNQLFSLKYQLPSEDLDSLISVTTDEDLENMVEEYDRLNSPAVVGGGAKPGRLRLFLFPQSSSNIEQLLVETASTKSDDWFFNALNGKGSTLSVGASDRGFSESSSANCLLELDDESVGKAAAVGKEVEGQIEGAKVGGNSNSGMNHDVHSVPDSPMRETTSSFGSTSSSPSLANLPPIRVHLDENQKIGAIGIEDQFQQVAVGVAANVNLSTPPKMEEAGGFMAAGIAAGGVAAGVPVVVGGDPPNRVVSDDERSDPGGYRRVQQIQPLVQSQMQQHQQQQQIFQAQFQQKQSGGFELVSPDSVSSEGSIQNPLSRQRQPMYQEQITQIQSGNTMVAANPADLKSGDQNANKIPMQQQVQEPGYVISNQYDPNHPQMHHPQQFVHSGNQYIPAGAMPYAPYYSVYPPQQQPHQQPVLDQQQFYFVPARQPQAYNIPVPQQGYSEMAPNPPSIRPQAPPAASAAAATHVAYSQQVNTPSSKPEMAAGVYRTATGAPPQHMVQVPSSQQHRPQYVGFTQIHHPSQMMAPSSASNPAYAYEFTDPTQAQMYYTQAMPHQFSAQYQTMTSAPQGISLDASSQASSDSIKQQQQVRTMQQ; encoded by the exons ATGGAGGCCCCACCACCACCCCTCTCCGCCGCTcctcccgccgccgccgctccgGCGGCCCCCGCCGTCTACGCAGATTCCGTCGACTCCTCTCCCCGCTCCCGCCACACCGACTCCTGGGACACCGAGGCGCCGCCGCCGCAGCTTCCACCGCCGCCGCAGAAGCTCCGCCTCATGTGCAGCTACGGCGGCCACATAGTCCCCCGCCCCCACGACAAATCACTCTGCTACATCGGCGGAGACACTCGCATCATCGTAATCGACCGCCACACCACCCTCTCTGGCCTCCGCCACCGCCTCTCGAAAACCCTCCTCAACAACCAATTGTTCTCGCTGAAATACCAGCTGCCTAGCGAGGATTTGGATTCGCTGATTTCGGTCACTACCGATGAGGATCTCGAGAACATGGTGGAGGAGTACGACCGCCTGAATAGCCCCGCCGTCGTCGGCGGCGGGGCTAAGCCTGGACGCCTCCGCCTCTTTTTATTCCCCCAATCGTCGTCGAATATTGAACAGCTTCTGGTTGAGACGGCATCGACTAAATCGGACGATTGGTTCTTCAACGCTCTCAATGGCAAGGGCAGCACGCTGTCGGTGGGGGCGAGTGATCGCGGTTTTTCTGAGTCTTCTTCGGCCAATTGCCTCCTCGAATTGGACGATGAATCGGTGGGGAAGGCAGCTGCGGTTGGAAAAGAGGTGGAAGGTCAAATTGAGGGGGCAAAAGTTGGGGGAAATTCTAACAGTGGGATGAATCATGATGTGCACTCTGTTCCTGATTCACCAATGCGGGAAACGACGTCGTCGTTTGGGTCGACTTCTAGCTCGCCGTCTCTGGCGAATTTGCCGCCGATTAGGGTTCATCTCGATGAGAATCAGAAGATTGGGGCGATTGGAATTGAGGATCAGTTTCAGCAGGTGGCTGTGGGGGTTGCGGCGAATGTCAATTTGTCGACTCCTCCGAAGATGGAGGAGGCAGGGGGTTTCATGGCGGCCGGGATTGCTGCTGGTGGAGTGGCTGCTGGGGTGCCGGTGGTGGTTGGCGGCGATCCCCCAAATCGGGTTGTTTCAGACGATGAGAGATCAGATCCTGGTGGATACAGGAGGGTACAACAAATCCAGCCGCTGGTACAATCACAAATGCAGCAACATCAACAGCAGCAGCAGATATTTCAGGCTCAATTTCAGCAGAAACAGAGTGGTGGCTTTGAATTGGTTTCTCCAGATTCCGTTTCGAG TGAAGGAAGTATACAAAACCCCTTATCTAGGCAGAGACAACCTATGTATCAAGAACAAATCACACAAATTCAATCTGGAAACACTATGGTTGCTGCAAATCCGGCTGATCTGAAATCCGGTGATCAAAATGCTAATAAGATTCCGATGCAGCAACAAGTTCAAGAACCAGGTTATGTCATATCGAACCAATATGATCCGAATCACCCCCAAATGCACCACCCCCAACAATTTGTTCATTCCGGGAACCAGTATATACCTGCTGGAGCAATGCCGTATGCACCATACTACTCTGTTTATCCTCCCCAGCAGCAGCCACACCAGCAGCCGGTGCTCGACCAGCAGCAGTTCTACTTTGTCCCTGCTAGACAGCCCCAAGCTTATAACATACCTGTACCGCAACAAGGCTATAGCGAAATGGCCCCAAATCCCCCTTCCATTCGCCCTCAGGCGCCTCCTGCTGCTTCTGCTGCCGCTGCCACTCACGTTGCTTACAGCCAGCAAGTAAACACACCTTCCTCCAAACCCGAGATGGCTGCAGGAGTGTACAGAACAGCAACTGGAGCACCACCCCAGCATATGGTCCAAGTCCCGTCTAGCCAGCAACATCGACCTCAATATGTTGGGTTCACTCAGATTCATCATCCCTCCCAAATGATGGCTCCTTCCTCAGCATCCAATCCTGCTTACGCGTATGAATTTACTGATCCGACACAGGCTCAAATGTATTACACTCAGGCTATGCCGCATCAGTTCTCTGCTCAGTACCAGACCATGACGTCAGCCCCTCAAGGGATTTCGCTTGATGCTTCATCTCAGGCTTCCTCAGACAGCATTAAGCAGCAGCAGCAAGTTAGGACTATGCAGCAATAA
- the LOC121781157 gene encoding zinc finger CCCH domain-containing protein 15-like, whose amino-acid sequence MQREISISSGISTMPFNGEFDFDLNPLMYSSIFSPNHSSSFENNYLNDDGSPNFSSAGGEKALDPCLPQFQQLLSQDLTNRHRMVLMRLRSAAKQAQTLRQENVNLKMANLDLNNQLNLLLNSPPPFRGVDADPRPGLENLDDRMRKMSEEEEGTSENEAVARSPTSVMDSGQGGLGEKRVHLPKSISVRSNGYLKAARDYASSSGAGPKVVKALNENNGTQKVYVKGGKKEQAVELEVYNQGMFKTELCNKWQQTGACPYGANCQFAHGIAELRPVLRHPRYKTEVCRMVLNGVPCPYGHRCHFRHTLTEEEELVRAMNTNTLQPMNYR is encoded by the exons ATGCAGAGAGAAATCTCAATCTCATCCGGAATCTCCACTATGCCTTTCAACGGTGAATTCGATTTCGATCTGAATCCGTTGATGTACTCGTCGATTTTCTCGCCAAATCATTCGTCAAGCTTCGAGAATAACTACCTAAACGACGACGGATCCCCCAATTTCTCTTCCGCTGGAGGCGAGAAAGCCCTAGATCCGTGCTTGCCCCAATTCCAGCAGCTGCTGAGTCAGGACCTGACAAACCGCCACCGCATGGTGCTGATGCGCCTCCGCAGCGCGGCGAAGCAGGCGCAGACGCTCCGACAGGAGAACGTCAATCTGAAAATGGCAAACCTCGATTTGAACAATCAGTTGAATCTTCTGCTCAATTCGCCACCGCCATTTCGTGGTGTGGACGCCGATCCTCGTCCTGGTTTGGAAAATTTAGACGACAGGATGCGCAAGATGAGCGAGGAAGAGGAGGGGACGAGTGAGAATGAGGCGGTGGCGCGGAGCCCCACTAGCGTGATGGATTCCGGTCAGGGTGGGCTAGGAGAGAAGCGTGTTCATTTGCCAAAGAGCATTTCAGTTCGCTCTAATGGCTATCTCAAGGCGGCGCGGGACTATGCCAGCAGCAGCGGCGCCGGCCCCAAAGTTGTCAAAGCATTAAACGAAAACAATGGGACG CAAAAGGTGTATGTGAAAGGCGGTAAGAAGGAGCAAGCTGTGGAACTCGAAGTGTACAATCAGGGCATGTTCAAGACTGAGCTCTGCAACAAATGGCAACAGACCGGAGCCTGCCCATACGGAGCTAACTGCCAGTTTGCTCATGGCATCGCTGAGCTCAGGCCAGTCCTCCGCCACCCTCGTTACAAGACCGAGGTCTGCCGCATGGTCTTGAACGGCGTCCCTTGCCCCTACGGCCACCGCTGCCACTTCCGCCACACTCTCACCGAGGAGGAGGAGCTCGTGAGGGCCATGAACACCAACACTCTTCAACCTATGAACTACCGGTAA
- the LOC121782881 gene encoding uncharacterized protein At4g17910-like: MESFNPNRHLKEQFVSNLTGSSKLEIFSLITNLSILILIRRCIGFNRIHNGYHKKDDNVASGGKSFRAYVAVLLIDFLCIAVPYILYLTVLAEWTYWSTILMILLLFSLKTFDRNRTSFLQEGDVDSIRDDITSYRVSMMLATCFSILAVDFKIFPRRYAKTETYGTSLMDLGVGSFVVANALVSRQARGIANMTLSQGLRSTSPLIILGFARLISTSSVNYQVHVGEYGVHWNFFFTLAAVAILTLIVNIHPKYCGILGSSILIGYQALLLCGLNKYLLSDERKTDIFSQNKEGIFSIFGYWGMYLLGVRIGSYALFGDNTDAMLKTKKSARTRVWALCMFFWLLTLLLDRYVEAASRRMCNMAYVSIILAFNLQVLAIVMMFDCVPGRKSSAMEEAFSRNMLASFLLANVLTGLVNLSIDTLSASSISALAILFVYAFILCFGVGIADFFGIKLKFW, translated from the exons ATGGAGTCCTTCAATCCCAACAGGCACCTCAAAGAACA ATTCGTGAGCAACTTAACTGGATCTTCGAAGCTCGAAATTTTCTCTTTGATAACAAATCTTTCA ATTTTGATTCTTATTAGACGTTGCATCGGATTCAATCGGATCCATAATG GTTATCATAAGAAAGATGATAATGTTGCTAGTGGTGGAAAGAGCTTCAGAGCTTATGTTGCTGTATTGCTTATTGATTTTCTCTGCATTGCTGTGCCTTATATTTTATATCTAACT GTTCTGGCAGAATGGACGTATTGGAGCACAATCTTGATGATTTTGCTGCTGTTTTCCCTGAAAACATTTGATAG AAATCGAACTTCGTTCTTGCAGGAAGGTGATGTAGACTCTATTAGGGACGATATCACATCCTACAGGGTCTCAATG ATGCTTGCTACATGCTTCTCTATTTTGGCTGTTGATTTCAAGATATTCCCCAGAAGATATGCTAAAACCGAGACATATGGAACTAGCTTG ATGGATCTTGGGGTTGGCTCATTTGTAGTAGCAAATGCCTTGGTTTCACGGCAGGCACGTGGCATTGCAAATAT GACATTGAGTCAAGGTCTTCGTTCTACTAGTCCATTGATTATTTTGGGGTTTGCTCGACTTATCTCTACATCAAGTGTGAATTACCAG GTTCATGTTGGTGAATATGGTGTCCACTGGAACTTCTTTTTCACTCTAGCTGCTGTAGCCATCCTCACGTTAATTGTTAACATTCATCCAAAATACTGTGGTATTCTAGGCTCATCTATCCTAATAG GTTATCAAGCTTTACTATTGTGTGGGCTGAATAAATATCTTCTATCTGACGAAAGGAAAACTGACATCTTTAGTCAAAACAAGGAAGGGATATTTAGCATATTTG GATATTGGGGTATGTATCTATTAGGTGTCAGAATTGGAAGCTATGCCTTGTTCGGAGACAACACCGATGCTATGTTGAAAACCAAGAAATCAGCAAGAACTAGAGTTTGGGCTCTTTGCATGTTTTTCTG GTTACTAACGTTGCTTCTAGACCGGTATGTTGAAGCAGCATCTCGGCGAATG TGCAACATGGCATATGTTTCTATTATCTTGGCTTTCAACCTTCAG GTGTTAGCCATTGTGATGATGTTCGACTGTGTTCCTGGACGTAAGAGTTCAGCCATGGAAGAAGCTTTTAGTCGGAATATGCTGGCTTCGTTTCTTCTG GCGAATGTTCTTACGGGACTGGTTAACTTGTCCATTGACACTCTGTCTGCATCCTCCATCTCAGCTCTTGCTATCTTGTTTGTGTATgcctttattttatgttttggtgTCGGAATTGCAGATTTTTTTGGCATTAAGTTGAAGTTTTGGTAG
- the LOC121782807 gene encoding lipid phosphate phosphatase 2-like, with the protein MGWKISFCPDTNFRTMLQVRPSQFELECRHTIRSHGRQLARDHRQDWLILLLLVVIEITLNVINPFYRFVGEGMMEDLMYPMKENTVPLWAVPLYAVFLPMTVFFLYYLRRNDVYDLHHSVLGLLFSVLITGVLTDAIKDAVGRPRPDFFYRCFPDGRDEYDRWGNVVCHGDPADIKEGHKSFPSGHTSWSFAGLGFLALYLSAKIKCFDRSGHVAKLCIVFLPILAACLVAVSRVDDYWHHWQDVFAGGILGLVVATFCYLQFFPPPYQNEGWGPYAYFRAVEDLRSNPLPQDTTNMLGTNQERASTSVVGSNLDSAFDAMESGRK; encoded by the exons ATGGGTTGGAAAATTTCTTTTTGTCCCGACACGAATTTCCGGACAATGTTACAG GTTAGGCCGAGTCAGTTTGAGCTAGAATGTCGACACACAATCAGGTCTCACGGGAGGCAGCTTGCTCGAGACCACAGGCAGGACTGGCTGATTTTGTTGCTACTCGTGGTGATAGAAATCACTCTGAATGTCATCAACCCGTTCTATAGGTTCGTTGGGGAAGGCATGATGGAAGATCTCATGTATCCGATGAAGGAAAACACCGTCCCCCTTTGGGCAGTTCCT CTGTATGCGGTTTTCCTGCCTATGACCGTGTTTTTCCTCTACTATCTTCGGAGAAATGATGTGTATGATCTGCACCATAGCGTGCTAG GGCTGTTGTTTTCTGTGTTGATAACGGGAGTTCTCACGGATGCTATAAAAGACGCTGTTGGCCGCCCCCGGCCTGACTTTTTCTATCGTTGCTTTCCTGACGGGCGTGAT GAGTATGATCGTTGGGGCAACGTCGTGTGCCATGGAGATCCGGCTGACATAAAAGAAGGGCACAAGAGTTTCCCGAGCGGTCACACTTCAT GGTCGTTCGCAGGTCTAGGCTTTCTGGCCTTGTACTTGTCAGCGAAGATCAAATGCTTTGATCGCAGCGGGCACGTTGCAAAGCTGTGCATCGTCTTCCTCCCTATCCTCGCTGCATGCCTCGTTGCTGTTTCTCGTGTGGACGACTACTGGCACCACTGGCAAGACGTGTTTGCCGGAGGCATCCTAG GTCTTGTAGTTGCTACCTTTTGCTACCTGCAGTTTTTCCCACCTCCATACCAAAATGAAG GATGGGGTCCTTATGCGTACTTCCGCGCTGTGGAGGACCTTCGTTCCAATCCTCTACCCCAAGACACGACGAACATGCTAGGGACGAACCAAGAACGGGCATCAACAAGTGTCGTAGGTTCGAATCTTGATTCAGCCTTTGATGCCATGGAGTCAGGAAGAAAGTAg
- the LOC121781902 gene encoding uncharacterized protein LOC121781902 — MEGGRSEGSKYECLLFDMDDTLYPLSLGINFACRKNIEEYMLHHMHIEESEVPRLCLDLYKEYGTTMAGLKVMGYEFDNDEFHAYVHGRLPYDLLKPDPVLRNLLHSMPQQKIIFTNGDEAHVAQVLGRMGLEDCFNGVICFETLNPSSTETMKNGNSTQILCKPSVEAMEAAIRIANVDPKKTIFFDDSVRNIASGKAAGLHTVVVGRSSLVPGADHVLNSIHNMKEALPEIWEEEEEVEHLEQVIQSSAVETVVLA; from the exons ATGGAAGGTGGAAGGTCTGAGGGTTCGAAATATGAGTGCTTGCTTTTTG ATATGGATGACACTTTATACCCTTTGAGTTTGGGGATCAATTTTGCATGTCGCAAGAATATAGAAG AGTATATGCTCCACCACATGCATATTGAAGAAAGTGAGGTCCCTAGGCTTTGCTTAGATCTGTACAAAGAGTATGGCACAACAATGGCTGGCCTTAAG GTGATGGGCTATGAATTTGACAATGATGAGTTCCATGCTTATGTTCATGGAAGATTGCCATATGATTTGCTAAAGCCTGATCCTGTGCTACGCAATCTCCTCCATTCCATGCCCCAACAGAAAATA ATCTTCACGAATGGAGACGAAGCACACGTGGCTCAAGTGCTTGGTAGGATGGGGTTGGAAGATTGCTTCAATGGTGTCATATGCTTCGAAACTCTTAATCCTTCCTCGACTGAAACCATGAAAAATGGGAACTCTACCCAAATCCTGTGCAAGCCTTCTGTGGAAGCAATGGAAGCCGCCATTCGTATAGCAAATGTTGATCCAAAGAAAACA ATATTCTTCGATGACAGCGTTCGTAACATTGCAAGCGGTAAAGCAGCCGGACTCCACACCGTAGTT GTGGGAAGATCTAGTCTAGTGCCAGGGGCAGATCATGTTTTGAACAGCATACACAATATGAAAGAAGCATTGCCTGAGAtatgggaagaagaagaagaagtggaGCATTTGGAGCAAGTAATCCAATCTTCTGCAGTGGAAACTGTGGTCTTAGCATAG
- the LOC121781158 gene encoding lipid phosphate phosphatase 2-like isoform X2 yields MPEIQLGAHTFRTHGAQVARFHMHDWLILFLLVAIDIILNVIEPFHRFVGQDMMTDLKYPLKDNTIPFWAVPIVGIILPLTIILVFYFIRRDVYDLHHALLGNVQCTGLKGVIKEGHKSFPSGHTSWSFAGLGFLALYLSGKIRVFDRRGHVAKLCLVFFPLLMAALVGVSRVDDYWHHWQDVFAGGLLGLAVASFCYLQFFPPPYDIDGWAPHAYLNMVAESQSENRASTNHGSHLTVRESEFETVQV; encoded by the exons ATGCCGGAGATTCAGTTGGGTGCTCACACATTTAGAACTCATGGTGCTCAAGTAGCCAGGTTTCACATGCATGATTGGCTTATACTTTTTCTGCTTGTGGCGATTGACATAATCCTGAATGTCATTGAACCATTTCACCGGTTTGTCGGTCAAGATATGATGACAGACCTGAAGTATCCGTTGAAAGATAACACCATTCCCTTTTGGGCTGTTCCG ATAGTAGGAATAATATTGCCTCTAACCATCATCCttgtcttctactttattcGACGAGATGTCTATGATTTACACCATGCTCTGTTGG GGAATGTCCAGTGCACTGGATTAAAGGGTGTCATAAAAGAAGGTCATAAAAGTTTTCCCAGCGGACATACATCAT GGTCCTTTGCTGGGCTAGGCTTTCTGGCGTTGTATTTGTCTGGTAAAATCAGAGTGTTTGATCGTAGAGGCCATGTAGCGAAGCTATGTCTCGTCTTTTTTCCATTACTCATGGCAGCGTTAGTGGGAGTATCGAGAGTTGATGATTATTGGCATCATTGGCAGGATGTCTTTGCTGGAGGTCTACTAG GGTTGGCAGTTGCCTCGTTTTGTTACTTGCAATTTTTTCCTCCGCCATATGATATAGACG GTTGGGCGCCTCATGCATATCTCAACATGGTGGCAGAGTCACAGAGTGAAAACCGAGCATCAACGAACCATGGAAGCCATCTAACTGTAAGAGAGTCGGAATTTGAGACCGTGCAAGTCTGA
- the LOC121781158 gene encoding lipid phosphate phosphatase 2-like isoform X1 has protein sequence MPEIQLGAHTFRTHGAQVARFHMHDWLILFLLVAIDIILNVIEPFHRFVGQDMMTDLKYPLKDNTIPFWAVPIVGIILPLTIILVFYFIRRDVYDLHHALLGLLFFWNVQCTGLKGVIKEGHKSFPSGHTSWSFAGLGFLALYLSGKIRVFDRRGHVAKLCLVFFPLLMAALVGVSRVDDYWHHWQDVFAGGLLGLAVASFCYLQFFPPPYDIDGWAPHAYLNMVAESQSENRASTNHGSHLTVRESEFETVQV, from the exons ATGCCGGAGATTCAGTTGGGTGCTCACACATTTAGAACTCATGGTGCTCAAGTAGCCAGGTTTCACATGCATGATTGGCTTATACTTTTTCTGCTTGTGGCGATTGACATAATCCTGAATGTCATTGAACCATTTCACCGGTTTGTCGGTCAAGATATGATGACAGACCTGAAGTATCCGTTGAAAGATAACACCATTCCCTTTTGGGCTGTTCCG ATAGTAGGAATAATATTGCCTCTAACCATCATCCttgtcttctactttattcGACGAGATGTCTATGATTTACACCATGCTCTGTTGG GACTGCTTTTTTTCT GGAATGTCCAGTGCACTGGATTAAAGGGTGTCATAAAAGAAGGTCATAAAAGTTTTCCCAGCGGACATACATCAT GGTCCTTTGCTGGGCTAGGCTTTCTGGCGTTGTATTTGTCTGGTAAAATCAGAGTGTTTGATCGTAGAGGCCATGTAGCGAAGCTATGTCTCGTCTTTTTTCCATTACTCATGGCAGCGTTAGTGGGAGTATCGAGAGTTGATGATTATTGGCATCATTGGCAGGATGTCTTTGCTGGAGGTCTACTAG GGTTGGCAGTTGCCTCGTTTTGTTACTTGCAATTTTTTCCTCCGCCATATGATATAGACG GTTGGGCGCCTCATGCATATCTCAACATGGTGGCAGAGTCACAGAGTGAAAACCGAGCATCAACGAACCATGGAAGCCATCTAACTGTAAGAGAGTCGGAATTTGAGACCGTGCAAGTCTGA
- the LOC121781158 gene encoding lipid phosphate phosphatase 2-like isoform X3 — protein sequence MPEIQLGAHTFRTHGAQVARFHMHDWLILFLLVAIDIILNVIEPFHRFVGQDMMTDLKYPLKDNTIPFWAVPIVGIILPLTIILVFYFIRRDVYDLHHALLGCFFSVLITAVLTDAIKDAVGRPRPDFYWRCFPDGKPFFHNVTGNVQCTGLKGVIKEGHKSFPSGHTSWSFAGLGFLALYLSGKIRVFDRRGHVAKLCLVFFPLLMAALVGVSRVDDYWHHWQDVFAGGLLGLAVASFCYLQFFPPPYDIDGWAPHAYLNMVAESQSENRASTNHGSHLTVRESEFETVQV from the exons ATGCCGGAGATTCAGTTGGGTGCTCACACATTTAGAACTCATGGTGCTCAAGTAGCCAGGTTTCACATGCATGATTGGCTTATACTTTTTCTGCTTGTGGCGATTGACATAATCCTGAATGTCATTGAACCATTTCACCGGTTTGTCGGTCAAGATATGATGACAGACCTGAAGTATCCGTTGAAAGATAACACCATTCCCTTTTGGGCTGTTCCG ATAGTAGGAATAATATTGCCTCTAACCATCATCCttgtcttctactttattcGACGAGATGTCTATGATTTACACCATGCTCTGTTGGGT TGCTTTTTTTCTGTACTTATAACTGCTGTTCTCACTGATGCAATTAAAGATGCTGTTGGCCGCCCTCGGCCTGACTTCTACTGGCGCTGTTTCCCTGATGGTAAACCT TTTTTTCATAATGTGACAGGGAATGTCCAGTGCACTGGATTAAAGGGTGTCATAAAAGAAGGTCATAAAAGTTTTCCCAGCGGACATACATCAT GGTCCTTTGCTGGGCTAGGCTTTCTGGCGTTGTATTTGTCTGGTAAAATCAGAGTGTTTGATCGTAGAGGCCATGTAGCGAAGCTATGTCTCGTCTTTTTTCCATTACTCATGGCAGCGTTAGTGGGAGTATCGAGAGTTGATGATTATTGGCATCATTGGCAGGATGTCTTTGCTGGAGGTCTACTAG GGTTGGCAGTTGCCTCGTTTTGTTACTTGCAATTTTTTCCTCCGCCATATGATATAGACG GTTGGGCGCCTCATGCATATCTCAACATGGTGGCAGAGTCACAGAGTGAAAACCGAGCATCAACGAACCATGGAAGCCATCTAACTGTAAGAGAGTCGGAATTTGAGACCGTGCAAGTCTGA
- the LOC121781738 gene encoding two-component response regulator ARR10-like produces the protein MDQEINTIPSIFRGLRILLIDDDTESLLKLASQLENYSYRVTTTELPTIALSILQERSDRFDLIMSDVEMQEMDCFKFIKSLQLIKDIPIILISAEPKRSVIEEAMVKGACFFLKKPISSKNLKNVWQHVYRKTRKMGIKSSDCPEAESHGAKAGKRGEVVHVIDEEAWNESVNKHYGEGGQAGNDRDGLVGGMRLGKSRRKRPASSEKGRSDRKQEEEAG, from the exons ATGGATCAAGAAATAAACACAATTCCTTCAATTTTCCGAGGCCTTCGTATTCTTCTGATTGATGATGACACAGAATCATTGTTAAAGTTAGCATCACAACTGGAAAATTATTCCTATAGAG TAACGACTACCGAACTGCCAACAATTGCACTATCCATTTTGCAAGAACGATCGGACCGTTTCGATCTCATCATGTCCGACGTTGAAATGCAAGAAATGGACTGTTTCAAGTTTATAAAGAGTCTACAGCTTATTAAGGACATTCCCATCATAT TGATTTCCGCGGAACCAAAGAGGAGCGTGATCGAGGAAGCCATGGTGAAGGGGGCATGCTTCTTTCTCAAGAAACCAATATCTTCCAAGAATCTCAAGAATGTGTGGCAACACGTTTATAGAAAGACTAGAAAGATGGGAATCAAGAGTAGTGATTGTCCAGAAGCAGAGTCTCATGGAGCCAAGGCAGGGAAAAGGGGGGAAGTTGTCCACGTTATCGATGAAGAGGCTTGGAATGAGTCTGTAAACAAGCATTATGGAGAAGGTGGTCAAGCTGGGAATGATCGGGATGGTCTAGTTGGTGGAATGAGGCTCGGGAAGTCGAGAAGAAAGAGGCCTGCTTCGTCAGAAAAAGGAAGAAGCGATAGAAAGCAAGAGGAGGAAGCTGGCTGA